The following coding sequences are from one Delphinus delphis chromosome 17, mDelDel1.2, whole genome shotgun sequence window:
- the LOC138413868 gene encoding LOW QUALITY PROTEIN: protein ILRUN-like (The sequence of the model RefSeq protein was modified relative to this genomic sequence to represent the inferred CDS: inserted 2 bases in 1 codon): MEKITAQNTRSRSLQKQPFSLWSSEEASGTEAAAQRSEAHNNVQLLQPLPQLELPGELLKQSRFAWGEPMGCTSSKQESKKEEYPGFKKKKGTNSGTQRKSQINSDATSQESNQDELGKNRRGCGIVVLLASAVCPLVDEAIYEASSSGPPRGPRARRRGSGPVVRRRGSECPAPATDGMDVGPDPGLVQKFSCLGTADKDVLVSEFQRLLGFQLNPAGCAFLLDMTSWNLQGAIGAYYDFESPNISVPSVSFVEDVTIGERESISPYAQYIKTWRIQNSGAEAWPPGVCLKYVRGDQLGHVNMVLVRLLNPQEIADVSVQMCSPSRAGMDQGQWRMCTATGLYYGDVIWVILSVEAGGLLGVAQQLSSFETEFHTQPHRKVEGNFTLFASPQKNRQSDENXKDPGRSGFHSISKNTRAPAPDQTEQDESRLPQNSVNLSPSSHANNLSVMTYSKGLRGPYPFSQS, encoded by the exons ATGGAGAAAATCACAGCTCAGAATACACGTTCTAGAAGCTTGCAGAAACAACCATTTTCCCTATGGAGCTCCGAAGAGGCTTcaggcacagaggcagcagctcAGAGGTCGGAGGCCCACAACAATGTGCAGCTGCTGCAGCCTTTGCCCCAGCTGGAGCTACCTGGAGAACTGCTTAAGCAGAGTAGATTTGCCTGGGGAGAGCCTATGGG ATGTACTTCATCAAAACAAGAATCCAAGAAAGAGGAGTACCCaggatttaaaaagaagaaagggacaaaCTCAGGAACTCAACGTAAATCCCAGATTAACAGTGATGCAACAAGCCAAGAAAGCAATCAGGACGAATtaggaaaaaacagaagag gctgcggaattgtagttcttcttgcttctgctgtctgccctctggtggatgaggctatctacgaGGCTT CTAGCAGCGGCCCCCCTCGCGGTCCCCGGGCTCGGCGGCGCGGTAGCGGCCCAGTTGTGAGGAGGCGGGGAAGCGAGTGTCCGGCGCCAGCCACGGACGGCATGGACGTGGGCCCGGACCCTGGGCTGGTGCAGAAGTTCAGCTGCCTGGGCACCGCCGACAAGGACGTGCTCGTCTCTGAGTTCCAGCGGTTGCTCGGCTTCCAGCTCAACCCGGCCGGCTGTGCTTTCCTCCTGGACATGACCAGCTGGAACCTACAAGGAGCAATTGGCGCCTATTATGACTTTGAGAGCCCAAACATCAGTGTGCCGTCTGTGTCCTTTGTTGAAGATGTCACCATAGGAGAACGGGAGTCGATATCCCCTTATGctcaatatataaaaacatgGCGCATCCAAAATTCTGGGGCAGAGGCCTGGCCTCCAGGGGTTTGTCTTAAATATGTCAGGGGAGACCAACTTGGACATGTGAACATGGTGTTGGTGAGGTTGCTAAACCCCCAGGAGATTGCAGATGTCAGCGTCCAGATGTGCAGCCCCAGCAGAGCAGGAATGGATCAGGGACAGTGGCGGATGTGCACTGCTACAGGACTCTACTATGGAGATGTCATCTGGGTCATTCTCAGTGTGGAGGCGGGTGGACTTCTAGGAGTAGCACAGCAGCTGTCATCTTTTGAAACGGAGTTCCACACACAGCCACATCGCAAGGTAGAAGGAAACTTCACCCTGTTTGCCTCTCCCCAAAAGAACCGACAGTCAGATGAAAA AAAAGACCCTGGGCGTTCCGGGTTCCACTCGATCAGCAAAAACACACGGGCTCCCGCGCCTGACCAAACCGAGCAAGATGAGAGTAGACTCCCCCAGAACTCTGTAAATCTGTCCCCCAGCAGTCACGCAAACAACTTATCAGTCATGACTTACAGTAAGGGGCTCCGCGGGCCTTACCCCTTCAGTCAGTCTTAA